A single window of Nocardioides kongjuensis DNA harbors:
- a CDS encoding TetR family transcriptional regulator — translation MPRIAEGRPAAKPSSSVQKDRYQRILRAAAKLGAEHGLEHVQMNDVAKQANVAIATLYRYFPSKVDLFSSVMRWRVGEYDQPEVVAVADPAAGVADLLIRISREMARMPKLSLAMIQANSQAYAMGSQESAFDDVRFARIVQRAAGMSEVTEEAERQVRLIISCWFGTLVSLLNNRFSIEDAEDDIRAACALLLRPLED, via the coding sequence GTGCCACGGATCGCCGAGGGCCGGCCTGCGGCCAAGCCGAGCTCGAGCGTCCAGAAGGACCGCTACCAGCGGATCCTGAGGGCCGCGGCGAAGCTCGGTGCCGAGCACGGCCTGGAGCACGTCCAGATGAACGACGTCGCCAAGCAGGCGAACGTCGCGATCGCCACGCTCTACCGCTACTTCCCCTCGAAGGTGGACCTGTTCAGCTCGGTGATGCGCTGGCGGGTGGGGGAGTACGACCAGCCCGAGGTCGTCGCCGTGGCCGACCCGGCCGCCGGCGTGGCCGACCTGCTGATCCGGATCAGCCGCGAGATGGCCCGGATGCCGAAGCTCTCGCTGGCGATGATCCAGGCCAACAGCCAGGCCTACGCGATGGGCTCCCAGGAGTCGGCCTTCGACGACGTGCGCTTCGCGCGGATCGTCCAGCGCGCCGCGGGGATGAGCGAGGTGACCGAGGAGGCCGAACGCCAGGTCCGGCTGATCATCTCCTGCTGGTTCGGAACCCTGGTCTCGCTGCTCAACAACCGGTTCTCGATCGAGGACGCCGAGGACGACATCCGGGCCGCCTGCGCGCTGCTGCTGCGTCCGCTCGAGGACTGA
- a CDS encoding SDR family NAD(P)-dependent oxidoreductase, with the protein MQRFSGTNVIVTGAASGIGQATVVRLVAEGAAVFAVDRDAAGLADTVATSVGTGRVMTDVVDVTDEAAVVAAVRAAHAELGSVEALVNVAGAHRTTPIASLSVEDLRDLFEINLVGTALFCREVVPLLPDGTGVIVNVASTSAAHGNPYMSAYSASKGAVLGFSLSLAAELVGRGIRVVPVSPGTVDTPLTRSVAVEPGLDLSAFDRIRSPLGPARPEQVAAAIAFAASPDASYLTGLDLRVDGGSHI; encoded by the coding sequence ATGCAGAGGTTCAGCGGCACCAACGTCATCGTCACCGGAGCCGCGTCGGGCATCGGCCAGGCCACGGTCGTGCGACTGGTCGCCGAGGGTGCGGCCGTCTTCGCCGTCGACCGCGACGCGGCCGGTCTGGCCGACACGGTGGCGACCTCGGTCGGGACCGGCCGGGTGATGACCGACGTCGTCGACGTCACCGACGAGGCAGCCGTCGTCGCCGCGGTCCGGGCGGCGCACGCCGAGCTCGGCAGCGTGGAGGCGCTGGTCAACGTGGCCGGTGCCCACCGCACGACACCGATCGCGTCCCTTTCGGTCGAGGACCTGCGGGACCTGTTCGAGATCAACCTGGTCGGTACGGCGCTCTTCTGCCGCGAGGTGGTCCCGCTGCTCCCCGACGGCACCGGCGTGATCGTCAACGTCGCCTCGACGTCGGCCGCTCACGGCAACCCCTACATGTCGGCGTACTCCGCCTCCAAGGGCGCGGTCCTCGGCTTCTCGCTGAGCCTCGCCGCCGAGCTCGTCGGCCGCGGGATCCGGGTCGTGCCGGTCTCACCGGGCACCGTCGACACCCCGTTGACCCGCTCGGTCGCCGTCGAGCCCGGCCTCGACCTCAGCGCGTTCGACCGGATCCGCTCGCCCCTCGGCCCGGCGCGTCCCGAGCAGGTCGCGGCCGCGATCGCCTTCGCCGCCTCGCCCGACGCGTCCTACCTCACCGGCCTCGACCTGCGGGTCGACGGCGGCTCCCACATCTGA